CTAAGCATTATTTTGGATCAGGTGCTTTTATTAAAGGAGGTCTGAGGGACAAACGGTGCTGGATGCAGGCAAGTCTTGAGTTCAACACAAAAGGACAAAACTGGAAAAAGTAGGCGATGGGTATGATTAAAGGATACCCCCTTGTGGTAGATTTTGAAAGTGCTTTTTGAGATTGAGTTGATTTACAATGTAAATGTAAGATGTATTGTATGATGTACGTGCCATAGGCCTAGCCTCCTTCAGAAGTCAAATAAATCACAAGAAAGGGTTATTGATGGGAAAGGTCCAAAAATATGTAATTCAGGTATCAGTATACAGACAAATTATGTTGTGGCTATAGTAAAATCTTAATGTAATGATGGGCTGGTTTACATTACATAGAATGTAGTTGCCGGCTATTATTTAGTCAAATAAACCATGTAATATAAAATTATGAAATAACTTGCAGATATGTAGCCTAAAAATCATCCaagcattaacattttgttttcccATTTTTAATGCTGCAGCAATGTTTTTCTACATATCTGATGAATGTtggttttattttccaccccTGGCCTGGCCTCTCTTCAAGTCAGTGGGATGAGTGTGATCGACCCTGAGAGAGCTAGAGAAGTCACTCACTTCCTGCACCAGCATTAATAATGCAGAAGCATGAAGCAGGAGCTGCGTTCGTATTCTAGCGCTGTCAACTCGGCTGCACAAAGGACTGGCTCTCAGTTCAGTGTAACTGCGATCAGTGTTCCATTGGCTGGACAAAATGTGCATTTAATTGCACAGTGTATAAACATAAAAAGTACATCAAGACATATGCACAAAaggaaactaaactaaactgaaTAAACAGAAACCATACTAGATCTACCTGGAATCATTCATCTGCCCTTTGGAGTCTCTGCAGCTGACTGATGCTCAGAGATGGTGTTTAGTCTACACCTTCATTATATCTATATACTTAAACATATACCTGTAAATATGGCCATTTAAATATGTTATGTGTGAGACATGTATCATGTAAAACAGTTGCATGACAGACTATGTTATAGTCATATACAATATAAAAGGACTAGTATGTTGACAGAGCTCTTTTACTCTCCAAGACTGCAGGTGGCGACAATGATTTTTTCAATGTCTCTCCAAAtcaaggaagaagaagaagaatctaCTTTATTGCTTGCTTTCTTGTCTCTGTGGGCTGTTAGCAACGTTGCTATTGCTCTGTTGTATTTACTTCTCTACTTTCGCCCCGGACATCAACGCATTTCATAGTTTACCAAACGATTACCAAAACACTGTACACTGAACTATTAAACAGAACGTACGTGTTCAAACGTGATTACTTGACCGACAAGTTAGCCTGCTAGTTGTGGTGCGGTGTTAGCCTGCTAACATTACGTTAGCATTTGTACAGTTGGGATTTTTCGAGAACTTTCTAGATAAGTCACCGCAGGATTTAGCGACCTGTCCAGCCGTCATATGTGTGAGTACCAGTAGAAGTACTTAACAGTGAACTAAACAGCTATAACGTTACTGGGACAAAATGGCCAAATGGGGAGAAGGCGACCCACGCTGGATCGTGGAGGAGAGGGCTGATGCTACCAACGTCAACAATTGGCACTGGTAAGATGGGACAGCAGCAGCCATAGCATAGCTGCAGTACCTCATTACTTGGTGTTGTGGGAAACAGATTTACTGGAGTTAACGCGAACTCATGGCTTCAGTATTCAACTGTGACTATTTGAACGCCTggactgttgatgttgttgaacATTTTTAAGTAACGGTGGTAGTGGAGCAGTTCCCCTGATAACAAGAACGAGTTATCCTCAAGAATTCAAAAATGTACCTTCTGAAAAATTGTGTAGTAGTTGTAGCCGGGCACCAAAAGTGAAGCATCTGGAATATGGTGGGCTCCGTAAGGGGGTGCTAACGTAAGAGATGTCTATTTTAAGACCACTTGGGTCAGACTGATGGGGGTGTATATATACACCAAAGAACAGCTGTCACACTCACTTCTCGCACTTCTCATAGCTCAGATGGAATTGTTACGGGGAGACATTGTTGCTTCCTTTCTGCTAACACTTCACTGAAACAACTACTTTCGTTAAAGACCTTGAGAGTTGTGTTCTTTCTGTGGTGAATTTGTGTTTTGAAAGGACCTCTGGGATGCAGTGGCAGTGCTGTATCGAGATGTTCCACATCTGAAGTGCTAACATTAAGCATGATCTCCATGTCATATTAGTGACATGGATATGATGCTTATCTGCTGTAAGCATCATATCGGAACCCACAAGAACATTCTCCGTCTGGCTCACCACCAGTAACTCTTAATCAATTATTAGCTATTTTTTCACTAACAGTAAATGAGGCTGTTTTGTATCTATTGTGTGTTCTATGTTCAGGTTCCCTCAGACCcattctctctatcactctgccATTGCTGACTAACTGTGGGATCCTTTGCTATCACAGGACTGAGCGGGATGCGACGGGCTGGTCCACAGACAAGCTGAAGGAACTGCTGATGGGGGTGCGTGTGGAAGGGGAGCAGGGCGTCTGTGAGGTCACTGCAGTCGACACGCTGGATGGAGAGGCCTCGATCAACAACCGCAAGGGCAAGCTCATTTTCTTCTATGAGTGGAACATCAAAGCCACGTGGACTGGTGAGTTTCCGACCAGGGATGCACACAGCATGTCCAGTCTTTTACTTCAGCTGTAACAATAAAGTGAATCTCCATTTGCCATTTTCCTTAAGAAGAATATAATGGCATGGGGGATTCATTGGCATTAATCTTGATGATGTCATTTGGAATCCTTGAGGATGTCATTTGGACTCCTTTGTTGAagttaaaaaaatataatatttgAGCACTAAACAAGTGTTCATGTGATTCCTAATTGATTGTAATGGGGGGTAAAGAATAGGTTACACACCAAGAATGGATCAATAGTCTGATGTAAGAAGGGCCTACATCATTCACGCCCTTTTCTTCTCAATTTGTAACAGTCTGTTATTGTTACTGTGTATGCCAATAAGTTTATTGGTCTTTTATGCAAGAGCAGCATGTCTGGTCAGATTGAACGTATTTGGTGTCTGAGCACTTAAATGTTTACCTTTGATCTGCtagaatatgtgtgttatgtaataTAGGTCACAATATTAAACCATGTTCTGAGATGACCGTAATAGTAAGCCTGTCTGATGTTGAAGTTTGCCTTGTACTCCACTTTTCTTTCTGCCTAGCTGTGTATTTCAAAGATGTGTATGTCAgagtttcccatacattgacttatttgtggcggcccaccacaatatcaacattgaccaccacacaatgatttttacaggttttactaaattgtgcttaaatctggtcagcatcataaccacgctgcgctaatgtgttaaaaactgttgcattcaagttaattctgccaaccaaccaccacaaatagaatataattctgtgggaaacactgtatgtTGTGCAATGGTATAGACTGATAGAGCTTGTCCCATAGTTGCTTGTCCTATGTCCTTTCCGTAATGTGGGTCTAGCTTAAGGTGACTGAAAATCTTGTGGTCAAGAGTAGCAAGAAGTGCATCCTCATCCACATCATGTGTTGCCCATTCTAATCTCAGAGGATATAGGGCTCCTAATAAACTGCATCCCACCGAATTCAATCAAGGTGTCACCTTTGTCAGGTGGTGATGCTGTATTTAATTACATAATTGTCATTTTGTCTGTTTTGCTCTAGAGTGGTAACAATGCTCCAGAGTCTGTGGAACAGAGTGGAGGAGTAAGGTTCAGTGATAGTCTGGTTTGTTTGCATCTCACAGACAGATCGCAACAGTTTGCTGACGATCAGAAAGAAAcaagtaatttaaaaaaaaaatcatgctggtgtgaccttCAAAACAATACACTGTCACCAACAGCATGGCTGAAATAATACTTCTGTTTTTGACACAGTTTGGAGCCTCAACTTGCCATGTGAATACAGAGAGACGTCAGCCATAGAGCCACATTATCTGATAGGTACTCATGCTTCAGTCCCTAATATATACTGTAAAATGCTGTTTTCTCCCACAGGCACAACCAAGAGTGGCATCAAGTACAAGGGGAGCATCGAAGTTCCAAATCTGTCTGATGAGAATGACATGGATGACTTGGATGTAAGTGTTACGTCCCTGTATGTTTTATCAGTGTTTGTTTGCTGTGGTCTGTCCTGTgtatgttttgttgtgtttcagacagtccagcagggggcttAATTGCTGGGCCGGCCTATAAAAGGTGCCGGCTGCGTCATCCGGGGGCTGGCTCGCTCGTTCGCTCGCTCACTCGATCTTGGTTGGGTTTGCCGCTGCCATGCAGCGTAGCGGCGTAGCGTGGCTTCACGCAAGCCACGCGTTCCAGCAGTTTTGTCTCCGTCGCTCCTGCCTGATCTCGGAGTGAGAGTCCGGGAATAGGCTGGGGATTGCCTGGGCCTGTGCTCCAGGCCTTTCGTTTTGGACTTTTGTTGCAGCCTTAGTTTTGGTTCTATAATACTTTTTcttatatttttgtaaataaatatttttgcattGATCCTCCGCAGTAGTTTTTTGGCCATCTCCTATCTTTTGTTCATGTCCCACAAAACCCCTAGACAGTGGGACGTGACCGTAAGTTATGGTGGAAATGGAAACGGCATTTTGCGTGAAAGCCTGATGAGCGATATCAAGTACCAATCAGATGAGTCTTTCCATGCGCTCGTCTGTTAAATCTGTATAAATACAGGTCAAATGATCCAGTTGCTTAATTAATAAGAGAATGTTTCACTAAATATTTTAATTAAGTTGATAGACATGTATATGACCCAAATAAACATCTCTGTAGGTTaccagaggtgcgttcaaattcgggCAAACAATGGCTaacatgttttctctgaacagttACATTTGAATGATTTGGTGTTattaaagtataagtatatatacatttttgatcccgtgagggaaatttggtctctgcatttaacccaatcggtgaattagtgaaacacaaacagcacacattgaggtgaagcccacactaatcccgacgcagtgagctgcctgcaacaacagcggcgctcggggagcagtgaggggttaggtgccttgctcaagggcaattcagccgcggcccactggtcggtgctcgaaccggcaaccctccggttacaagtccagagtgctaaccagtgggccacggctgcccagttACATTCAGTTGTAATGGTAATTGCATTGTTACCTTCGTCAAGCTCATGTCCAACTTCACTGTATGTTCGCAGAGAACTACCTCCACAGATTGTTTGCGAGTGTTTGCAAACATCTGCCCAACACTCAAGGCAAACAGGAATCTGTTTGCAAATGTTCACCTatgtttgcaaatttgaaagcACGTCGAGTGCAACGTGTACCTTATGTTGTTGTGTCTAAATGTGATGAGAGATTCACATGAAAAGGCTTTTATTTGTCCTGACATGTCCATGTTGATGTCATAGATCAGTGTTGCGCTCGGTAAAGATGAGCCACTCACGCCACTGGCTGACCTGAtgaagaaggagggagaaaaaaagatccGCATCGCTCTAGGAAGCTACATCACCCACCTGAAATCAGGTGACAGCACTGTCTATAAAACCTGAAATGATATTGCAGCTTGTATAATGCTTGATTCAATCAACATGAGCAGGAGGAAgcatttttttccatttaaaTACTTGTCCGAAGACTACATTCATCAAGGTTCCAGAGTGTGCTGCTCTAAGCTTGGTCTTCGTCTCATGGCTTAATTACCATTAGGATTTTGTCCTGCTTTTAACAAATATTCCTGCATTTACAGAGTTCACGCAAGGCATGATCCTTCCATCGGCAAATGGCATGCCCAGCcaaaagcagcagcagcaaactGCCCCCAAAGCTAAAATGGACAAGTCCCAGGTCAGTGGTCATTCATACTGCCGCTTAGGCTCAAGCCTAGTGGTGAACATTCAGTGAGTTTCTACTGGGTGGAACGGTTTCCTTTTGAGGTTGCGGCCAAGGCTTATTACAGGTGCTAAATTTAGCTCAGACAGTCTTTATCCCTCTGTTGAATCAAGTCTTGCTATGTTACTTTTAAAACTGTCTTTAGAATTGCCCTGCTTATATTTTCAATGTACTGATATAGTGAAGTGAACAACTGTCCTTAATATGTATGTACTACGGGATAGGCTATTTGTCCTGTGCGCACTGTTAGATAAATGTAACATTTGTACCTTTCCTTTCTTCAGACTGGCTCCTCTACTTCGGCTTCCTCAACAGTTGCCACTGGGGTGAAGATTCCGACCTGCAAATTCAGTCTGAAAGATAATTTCCGCACTGCACCGGAGGAACTCTACAGAGTCTTTCTCCATCCTGAGGTGAGGAGTACTGTGTTTTGtcctttatccaaagcgacttacttGCGTCAATTAATACAGGACCAGTCTCCCCGGGGTTGattgccttgcttaagggcacaatggtggcagcCGAAAATTAAACttacaacttttcaggctactgcatgttagcctggctccttagccactatgttCCCATGATGTATGTAATGTACCCAGCTCCAGTGGTCAACCAGGTTGATGACGTCCATTGTTTTACTGACACAGATGGTCCGAGCCTTTACACATGCTGATGCGGTTGTTGAAAACCATAGAGGGGGAAAGTTCCGGCTCCTGGATGGGAATGTGTCTGGGGAGTTTCTGGATCTGGTAAGGAAAGGAGATGGATTGTCAAGGAGGAGTAGGCACATGTTTATGAGGGGTGAATGTAACAAAAACTTAATGTAATGGACATTTTTAAATCAATTCACATCATTTAAAAATGTTAGCGATAATTATTAGTTTTGATTCAGTTTTTGTTACTTTCACCCCTCATGTGCTGATAATTCTCAGTGAACCATTCTAGCCAAATAGATCAACACATTCATAACCTATAGGTGTTCCAAAGGGAAAAGGTACTATAATGCTCTTTACAGTGGGGTATTCATCATCTGAGTTGTTTTTTAAAACATGTACGGTAGGTGAAATCAGTGATCTTGAAACCATAACCTCCTTATATCAATTTTGCCAAATGTACAGAATGTACAGACCATTGAGGCCAGATTAGGATGCATTTAGAATACATGTTCCTATTTGTTTCTACCAGTAAAATTCAAACTTTCATTTTGGTAGCCATTTTTAGTAGCCATTATTGTTATCTCTCCCTAGGTGCAGGATGAAAAGATCGTCATGAAATGGAGATTCAAGACATGGCCTTGTGGTAAGTTGCAGATTTGCACTGAGCAGGCTTATTTTCTGATACAGATAAGATTGTGAGTTGATTGTGTTTAGGTTTTCCCCCTGTATTTTATGATGCatagttgtgtctgtgtgttttccctGTGTGTTTCAAAAACACTGGAAGAATGTTGCTATCTCGTTACTGAAACACACTACCATAGCTCTGTATCTACCAGCCAATAAAAGGCATGTAGGACACCCATTTTTTTTAGACTCCATTTTTCTGCCGCTCTATGTGTGCTCGGTTATATTTAATTGGGATGATTTGAGAATTCCAAGCCTCAGTGAACATTTCTGAAGTTGAGTCATCCATTCCAAGTCATGTGTCTTGCTGTCCTCTTGTTCACTCAGAGCACTATGCCACTGTGACCTTGACCCTGAAGGACAAAGGGGACGAGACGGAGCTGCACCTGGACGCCAGAGGCGTCCCCACCAATGAGGAGGAGCGGACCAAGGAGGGCTGGCTGAGATACTACTTTCAGGGCATTAAGCAGACATTTGGTTTCGGGGCCCAACTCTACTGATCCATCTGgcgcacatgcagacacactttcactcatagacagaagaacacacacacacacacacacacacacacacacacactctctcttcagtTATATTCTCTGAGCAGCATACAGAGAACAGGGACTACGCACACTTGTAacgatgatgaggatgatggtaGCCATAGCCGTCTGTTGTGGTGGCCGTATTTCCAGCACCAGCTTGCGTATGTGTAGGATTACCCCGAAACGAGTTAACCTTTCCTTGCCAGAGACGATGGAGAGGTTTGCGTCTGGTTATACAAAAAGCTTTCAAGGGTCAGAGCTTTCATGCTTTTTAAAAGAGAACAGTGTTTTTGACATCGATCTGTCTAAATGTGTCCTCTTGCAGTGTATTTTAATTATCCAGAGTATTTTGAATGTAATTAtaagtttgtgtttttttttttgtgtgttta
The nucleotide sequence above comes from Alosa sapidissima isolate fAloSap1 chromosome 6, fAloSap1.pri, whole genome shotgun sequence. Encoded proteins:
- the ahsa1a gene encoding activator of 90 kDa heat shock protein ATPase homolog 1a, translating into MAKWGEGDPRWIVEERADATNVNNWHWTERDATGWSTDKLKELLMGVRVEGEQGVCEVTAVDTLDGEASINNRKGKLIFFYEWNIKATWTGTTKSGIKYKGSIEVPNLSDENDMDDLDISVALGKDEPLTPLADLMKKEGEKKIRIALGSYITHLKSEFTQGMILPSANGMPSQKQQQQTAPKAKMDKSQTGSSTSASSTVATGVKIPTCKFSLKDNFRTAPEELYRVFLHPEMVRAFTHADAVVENHRGGKFRLLDGNVSGEFLDLVQDEKIVMKWRFKTWPCEHYATVTLTLKDKGDETELHLDARGVPTNEEERTKEGWLRYYFQGIKQTFGFGAQLY